DNA from Brassica napus cultivar Da-Ae chromosome C4, Da-Ae, whole genome shotgun sequence:
GGACGATTCTCAAGAACTTTCCTCCTCAACTTTACTCTCTTGATGGTATTAGTGTAGTGGCCAGGTGCTCCTGGAGAACCATTGCATACAGAGAAGTCAGGATTGGATCCTTATCATTTCAGCGACACTAAGGTAAAAGTTGAAATCAGTTTGGAAGCTCCTCCACCAGAAATAGTAGAAGTACGCAACACGATAGGAAACTTTGTGAGAATTCAAGTTCAATATCTTAGATTGCCACCAAAATGTTGTAACTGTGGAAATTATGGGCAGTTCTTTCACCGGTGTCCAAAACCAACTCATAGGAAGAAGGCTCCCTTTGCCTCTTCGAAGGGTAAAGTGTTTGTGGATAAAGTCTCAACAAAAACACTCCTCCAACCTCAAGTCCATGAACAAAGCACTCAAGATAACACTAAGAAAGCAAAATCTAATTACAAGGCccctaataaaaacataaatagaaGGGCAATATCCAGGTCGAGAGAAAAAAGCAAACCCTCACAATAGATAGAAGAGAATGATGTTAAAAATCTTGTTTTGGTAGATCAGATGGTGACTATGGAATCAAAGAATCGTTCTCACCTTTAAGGGGAGATATCGACCTAATGTGGTAGACAAAGATACAGTTAGGACTTCACCATGTTGTGAGAAGGAGCTATCCATGAAGATAGAATAAGAGTCAGCTTCCATTCCATCAGTGGAACCTCTTGATGAGGATGACAATTCACTTTGGATCATCAAAACttacaagaaaatgaaaagatcGCAAAGATATGGAGATCTGTAAAACCCTAATAgtttttttatgacaaaaaaattaaaataggaaaactattaaaataaagataatacaaataaatagtaattattttaattctatGCTGCATCATTATGTTCGGGTGTTGCAAAACAGTCTCATTATGGCTGCATCCTTGAATTAAAAAATTGCATAGATAGTCACACATTTCATCTTATTTATTGAGTTAAGGTAAGAGATCAAATCTCAACTCCGTGAATTCATCTATTTTCTTGCGATTTCTTAAAtggttttagttttaatattatcattttatctgctttctgttttgtgattttcaATCAGGATTTTCGTGGTCCTATAACATATACAAAGTCATTGGTATGTCTATGGTTGATTACAAAGCcggtaaaaactaaaaaattagagaacgaaaaaaaaattcgtttaAGATGATCCGATTCTTATTTTTTCTTCGTTTTTGTAGAGATGGATTgcatccctccacaaggcccataAAATAGAAGGCCCGATAAGCTGGATAAAAACATCACTTCGGCTAACCAACTCCCGACCATATCAACATGCTCGCTTGAGACTACCTTACTCGGCTCCACAAGGCGCGCCAGCTCGGCTCCACAAGGCGCGCCAGCTCGGCTCAAAGGCCCGATTGTTTGGCCCAACTACTCGGCCCGAGAAGAACCAAAGCCCATTAGGTGACCTAAAATACACGAAGAAAGGACTGACCTATAAAAGGAGGAGGGGACCGATAGGATAGGGTATCCGAACATTTAAACTCACACTTGGCGGCTAGAAATTACGGTTTTACTCATTGTATTTTTGCTGACTTGTACTTTCGTGGCCAGATCTCCGAGAACTGGCTTACTTTTCTGTTCACTATTTCCGACTTGTAACCGTTTACTCTTTCCCGATCTAATAAAATGCATTTGAACTGATCCACCGACGAGTTAGGTCCTACTTTGCAAGTCCCGACCAAACTCAAATCAAACcgtttttaattttaagttaaTGTGATATTCATCCTTAGCTAATAGCTATtgtaaaaatacttttattttcttgttacGAAACAACTACTTTTCTCTTAATGATGGTCCTTCCAATTCATCTATTATTGTTGtactagatgataacccgcgCGCATGCGCGGggtgagtttttataataatgtttgtttattaaatggttttaacattttacaacactacaatctttatcgattataaaatgacgaaaacaaatgttggtctcttaaatatattatcgttgttgaagagttaacgttttacatctcattttaactatttttaaaacttcatatgcacaaaaaaattaagttttgcggctgacacaaatcaccaaaaccaaatatgcaacatcgattgtataacgacgaaaggggattaggttttctgctctcgatttgtttactattgactctccacAAGTGaattcattttctacctctataaaattgtgcttccattctcgtctttgttttattgatatgagttaagtttcttttttttaacttcttctatgaattcagtgaattaaataagtgtcaatttaaaaaaaatgacatctgtaaaaattagtttcactccagatacatgtctaagaatcaaaattttgaaaaaaaatcaccagCAAACTATTTTAACAGATTAatattcaaatctaatatatcaagctcttatagaatatataagtgcagactcgaaatataaatgtctgtctagtatatattcaccagatcagtctaaaaatcatctaattctagaacaacaaaacaaattacttatttcactAGTTCGGGTAATATTTGAATCtaaacgggtaatatccgaacccaaatggatatccaaaaataatcaatcataagtatacttaaccctatatttctagtttacttctctcattttattcaaaatatttatattaatgatgcttcttgctcaaaattagataacatacatataattatggacaaaattatttgctactcacttaaatatatatatcaagctcttgtttcttgcattaacaaaagttgcatctgtcaaaacaacaactaaattagtgtctttctattttaaagttttatctccaaaactattaatagtttaatttttaagaattagaaaaccagttaaaatatattttaaataccaaaaacttaaacaatgaatcatttatttattttttattcaaaatttaaatatctgaaccgGCTCAAAATATCTaaacccaaacataaaataCCTGAACCCGGCTCGAAGTGTAGAGATATCCGAACATAAAATACTCGAACCCGGCTTGAAGTGTAGAAATATCCGAACTGCTACtcacttaaatatatatatcaagctcttgtttcttgcattaataaaagttgcatctaaaatttcaaaacaacaactaaattagtgtctttctatttttaaagttttatctccaaacctattaatagtttaattttaaaaaattagaaaaacagttaaaatatattttaaatacaaaaaacttaaataatgaatcatttatttatttttaattcaaaatttaaatatccgaaccggcacaaaatatccaaacccgaacataaaatacccgaacccggctcgaagtgtagaaatatccgaacataaaatacccaAACCCGGCTCGAAGTATAGAAATATCCGAACTGCTACtcacttaaatatatatatcaagctcttgtttcttgcattaacaaaagttgcatctaaattttcagaacaacaactaaattagtgtctttctatttttaaagttttatctccaaaactattaattgttttattttaagaaaaaaatagaaaaccagttaaaatttattttaaatacaaaaaacttaaaaatgaatcatttattttttttttcttcaaaatttaaatatccgaacccatCCAAAAATGtccaaacccgaacataaaatacccgaacccggctcgaagtgtagaaatatccgaacgggttttATACCTTTATATTGAAATACCCGATACGAACGTGTATCCTAACTCCCACCCTTACGATATATGATCATCATTTGTAATTGTGCTATACATGAGTTTTGCTAAACATTCGGTGTTATGGGTTACGTTTTGAAGAAAACGTTAGTATTACATTATTTGGTCCGTATGCGTTTCTCTAGAGGTCAATAATTATAGACTGAGGTTTTTCTAACCTCTTTCTGATACTGCCACATCAGCAATAAAAAGACATCAGAGATTGCCACCTTAtcaagtttaaaaattaattattataaaattgaagcTACgtctttttaaaagatttttaattaatatataggggtttatcattttattttgttagtgCATGCTTGCCAAAGTTCTCGCTGTCTCTGAAACATTAGAGCTTCCATGCCGTAGTCgaacaattttcttttttgaggCGAACAAATTACATAAAAACAACTACAACATAAATAATTTTCGTATTGAAAAATCAGAAAAAGGACCGATAATTGACTGATGTGTAACCGTTCAATGACAAAGTGATGAAGCTAACTATTTGTAATCTTTTTATTCTCTAACAAAGTAATTTTCAAAGCTTCCATACTAATAGTCATCTCATGCGATAACTACAAACGAATAGCAACAATGTATGTTCGCTGCTGTCGTTGATGAAATGTTAACGACACAATACGTCGCCTTATTGTTCACAACTAGACGGGTCCCGTACGCAACGTCTACATTTTACTTtagcaacaaaagaaaaactcaaTAAATCTAAAGCCCAGAAAGATGTTCCATTTGTGGGCTGCGTCTCTTCTTGAAAATTAGTTTGGATTTTTCCATGGGTTTGAGATATCTCccgattaataaaaataaaataaaaataaaaataaatcgaaAGAtccgtttaaatttttttttcttcaagtgTAATCTTTATTTTGTATCTGGTCAAgaaaaaaaccaatttttttagctttttcttttattttagtaGTTTGAATTTCTGAGAAAAAGGTATATAATCTTAACTCACCCATCCCCCCTCCCCCTCCAAAAAAAATCTGCtttcattctccaaaaaaaaaacctgtttTCGTaccatattaattttaaaaacgttttttcccGGTTACAAAATAcgttttttaatttgaatacaAACCGGTGATTAGTCAATAAgttatgtcaaaaaaaaactgaagaaagataaattatatttctaagaaaaaaaatctataaaaataaattttctcaGAAAACATTTCTATAAAAAGTttttgggcaaatctccaaaatagcacttttctaagtttatatcacaaaaatagcactcaaaaactaaaaagaccaaaatagcattttatcttttgaaaattttaatttttttatttttcaaaatttgaaatcttatcccaaaacctcatttctcaactctaaaccctaaactctaaaccctaaaccctaaactctaaaccctaaatccttaaccccaccctttaactctaaaccctaagtttgtaacttttgataaaacattaagtgttatttttgtgacttttgactttgagtgctagtttgggaacaaaaacttgatttagtgctatttttgtttttttctcgaagtttttgttttctaaaaaaaacagaTAATATTAGCTTATCTGaaaataaattctaaataaagaTCCACGTGAGCGGGTCGGATCTTGAATCAGGACGCCTGATTATTATTGATGTATCATTTCATTCTATCTCATTGTATCGATTTTCGTTCCTATCACGATCATCGCCATGACTGTGCTCTCATCTGCAGATCGTGGTTCGTCTTCCTCCCTTTCTTCTCATCGTTATTTGCACGTCTCGTCCTCTGTGATCTTATTTCAATCCTCCAGAAATTGACAATTTTTTCATCGTTCTGTGCAATTTGTTCGTCGATCACCGATCGAACAAGTAACATCGTTGGCTCCGTCAAATTAGATTGTGTTTAGAGATTGGCGAAGTTTGCGATTTCAAATTAGCAGACTGTTTTCATTTGTAGATGATGCATGTGCATATAGGAGATAACAACGAGTAATTGAATTTGTTTTGGATTTGAGAGATGAGAATTTGATCGTGTTGCAGATAATGCtgagaagaaggtgaagagttCGTATTTTGATTTGCCAGCTATGGAGATATCTGTAGCGTTTCCTCAAGCAACACCAGCCTCTAAGTTCCCACCGTGCAGTTAGTATTTCTTCTTTGGATGATTTGTTGTTATTTTGTGGCCTCAATCTGTTTTATTCACAGCTTCAGACTATTACCATTTCGATGATCTATTGACTCCGGAGGAACAGGCTGTTCGGAAGAGGGTGAGAGAGTTCATGGAGAAAGAAGTTGCTCCCATAATGACTGAGGTCAATGTTTGATAGACATCTTCATGTTCAGGATGTTTTTTCTCTGGGTTTATTTGATAGTATCATTGTGTCACATAATTgttcttattttgattttaactCATCAGTACTGGGAGAAAGCAGAGTTTCCTTTCCATATCATTCCAAAGTTTGGAGCTTTAGGTGTTGCTGGTGGCTCCATCAAGGTAATTTCCAGTGCTTTTTGTTTCTGGGATTTTCtttgattttcagtttttttttttttaatttggtctGACTTCTCAGGGTTATGGATGTCCTGGCCTCTCCATCACAGCCAATGCTATTGCTACAGCGGAAATATCTAGAGTTGATGCAAGCTGTGGGACTTTTAATTTGGTGCATACCTCTTTGGGCATGCTCACTATTGGTAAGAGGTCCTAATATTTCTTTCTTAGCTTGTTTCGTGTTCAGTTTTTATCTTAATTGGATAAACAGCAAGCATACTATGATTTGTACAAGcatattttcttatgtttttttttgtcaagaatAGCTCTTTGTGGATCAGAAGCACAGAAGCAGAAATATTTGCCTGATTTGGCTCAGATGAAAACTGTGACTTGTTGGGTGAGTACGTCGAGACAATTTGCATCCCTTTGTGTTATGTAAACCTGATGTTGATACCATTACATATATTGCACTTGTATAAAGGCTTTGACAGAACCTGACAATGGAAGCGATGCAAGTGCTCTGACAACAACTGCCACAAAGGTTTAACCTTCTTGTGCCCTTGTACTCAGTTGCTTGTACGAGAATGTTTCATTGTTTTGACTTGTTTCAAATTGTCTACTTCATTAGGTGGAAGGAGGTTGGGTGCTTGAGGGACAAAAGCGTTGGATTGGAAACAGCACCTTTGCAGATCTTTTGGTCATCATTGCTAGGAATACGACAACGAACCAAGTCAACGGGTATGTTAGGTTCTAGGGTTTTTTAGATCTTAGGTGTAGAGGTCGTTTGAAGTTAATAAAGTGCCTCTTGATTTCAACATGAAAATCCAGTGTCTAATATGCTGAACTAGGTTGCTATATGATTGGATGTACTGAAGAATAAATTTTGTATGGACCTTAATTTATAGCATACATGGCTCCATATTCATTCGGATAGACTTTATTTTCTGCATAATAAAATGATCAGCTACCGTTTTACAGATTCTTAGTCCAGAAAGATGCGCCTGGCCTAACGGTTACTAAAATCCCGAATAAAATAGGTTTACGTATTGTTCAGAATGGAGACATTCTACTAAAGAATGTCTTTGTTCCGGATGAGGAGCGGTTACCTGGGGTAAATTCATTTCAGGACACAAGCAAGGTACTGTTTTGCCTCCACATAATCCAGAATGCTCTTCAGTATTAATTATACCACAAGCAAATTacatctttctcttttctttgtgCTATTTTAACTGCTTTTATGTACTATATTTGAATAGGTCCTGGCTGTCTCACGTGTAATGGTGGCCTGGCAACCAATTGGTATATCAATGGGAGTCTACGATATGTGTCACA
Protein-coding regions in this window:
- the LOC106390738 gene encoding acyl-coenzyme A oxidase 4, peroxisomal isoform X2, giving the protein MTVLSSADRDNAEKKVKSSYFDLPAMEISVAFPQATPASKFPPCNYYHFDDLLTPEEQAVRKRVREFMEKEVAPIMTEYWEKAEFPFHIIPKFGALGVAGGSIKGYGCPGLSITANAIATAEISRVDASCGTFNLVHTSLGMLTIALCGSEAQKQKYLPDLAQMKTVTCWALTEPDNGSDASALTTTATKVEGGWVLEGQKRWIGNSTFADLLVIIARNTTTNQVNGFLVQKDAPGLTVTKIPNKIGLRIVQNGDILLKNVFVPDEERLPGVNSFQDTSKVLAVSRVMVAWQPIGISMGVYDMCHRYLMERKQFGAPLAAFQLNQQKLVKMLGNVQAMFMMGWRLCKLYESGQMTPGQASLGKAWISSKARETASLGRELLGGNGVVGDFLVAKAFGDLEPIFTYEGTYDINTLVTGREVTGIASFKPPASRGRSRL
- the LOC106390738 gene encoding acyl-coenzyme A oxidase 4, peroxisomal isoform X1; translated protein: MTVLSSADRDNAEKKVKSSYFDLPAMEISVAFPQATPASKFPPCTSDYYHFDDLLTPEEQAVRKRVREFMEKEVAPIMTEYWEKAEFPFHIIPKFGALGVAGGSIKGYGCPGLSITANAIATAEISRVDASCGTFNLVHTSLGMLTIALCGSEAQKQKYLPDLAQMKTVTCWALTEPDNGSDASALTTTATKVEGGWVLEGQKRWIGNSTFADLLVIIARNTTTNQVNGFLVQKDAPGLTVTKIPNKIGLRIVQNGDILLKNVFVPDEERLPGVNSFQDTSKVLAVSRVMVAWQPIGISMGVYDMCHRYLMERKQFGAPLAAFQLNQQKLVKMLGNVQAMFMMGWRLCKLYESGQMTPGQASLGKAWISSKARETASLGRELLGGNGVVGDFLVAKAFGDLEPIFTYEGTYDINTLVTGREVTGIASFKPPASRGRSRL